The region AAAAAgtatgattattaatttttcaagtGTAAAATgaatggaaaataaaaaaacgcattatataaaatttatatttaaaagtttaattaccTTCAAACTATGGTCCGATTAATCGATACTAATTTTTTCAGATGGGCATACgagaatttagaaaaaatataatgaaaaatttagttaaattgttGAGTTGCTAATGAACATTACATgtatttatagatattaaatttattctaataaaataaaaattcaaattactgAGTTGTTAATGCATATTATgtacatttataaaaattaaattcgccgtatttaaaaagaattagaaGAATTAAGAGCATgtttttgtattaaaaaatgctgaaattttaaaattaagttttaaactTGAATGACTGTAAcgtaagaaaaaaattcaagataaTTTATACGATAATAAGAATTTGCTATTATTACACGTTATTAGAATTTTAAGCTAATTCAAATTCCAACACAAGCTTTGCTAGTATAAAATAGTGTTTACGAAGTTCAATGAATTGTTTTAGTAACAGATTAACCCAAATAATGAATTACATTGCATATTGTTGATTACTTCTATATTTTACAAAGTTAATTAGAAATCATAGAAAGTTAATGAACTTaggtaatatatttatttaagtgAGGTAGGGCTCAGGCCCTGCCTGGCCCTACCTTACCTCCGTCTCTGGTTTAGAATTACAAGTTTTTAATTATTGCAAAGCTGGTTTAAGTCAGAACTCCACGTGCTCCTGGGGACTCCCTCACCATTCCcattatttttaacattttctcTGCACACTCTGCGCTCTCTTTTCTTTGCACTTGCACCCATCTCTCTCTCTCAACACTCAACAATCAGCTGCCATGGACGGGATTATCAAAGGCGGCGTCGGCGGAGGCGGTGGTAGAATTGGTATCGGCGAAGACGACATAGGCGACGGCATGCAATGCAGTGACCACCCCTACAGAAATAACCCAGGTGGAATCTGTGCCTTTTGTCTTCAAGAAAAACTCGGAAAActtgtttcttcttcttttccgtTACCTATTCGTGCTGCTGCTTCTTcgtcttcttctccttcttttAGATCTGATACTGCTAATAGtagtagtaataataataatattctcAGTTCCGTTGCGGGTAGTACTAGTGTTAACGGCGGCGCTTCTTCGTTTTCACTACCGGCTGCCACTTCAATGAAAGCTAGAAATAATGCCGGCGGGAATACTAATGGTAGCTATTATCAAGAATATTACACTAGAAAGTCTAGAATCCCGTTTCTTTTAgctaagaagaaaaagaaagtcACCGGTGCATCGTCGTCGTCGTCTGATCGTGAtaatatcgtttttaaacggaGCAAATCTACTGCAACACCGGGAAGAAGacaccaccaccaccaacacAACCACCAGAATCACCATTTCTTGGATAACGACGGTGATGACGATTTAATCAGCCCAAGAAGAAGAGGCGGGGGTGGTTTCTGGTCATTTCTTTATCTTTACTCAACTTCAACCTCGAAACCTACTACTACTGCTACCAGAAAAACAGAACCACCACCAACAGCGGCGGCGCCGGCGATAACAAGAAATGGGTCCGTTATAAAGCCGAAAAAATCCGACATTGTTCTAGAGGAAGAAGACGACAGTCCGAACAGTTCTCAAGCAACGTCATCATTCGAAAGAAAAGTATCAAGATCCAGATCCGTCGGATGCGGCAGCCGCAGCTTTTCCGGCGACTTTTTCGAAAGAATATCAACCGGATTCGGCGACTGCACTCTCCGACGAGTCGAGTCACAAAGAGAAGGCAAACCAAAAGGATCCACGTCATCGAACGGAGCCATGAAAGAGAAAGTAAAATGCGGCGGAATTTTCGGTGGGTTTATGATAACTTCGTCATCTTCATCGTCTTCTTCGTCGTCGTATTGGCTTTCATCGACGGTCGAGCCGGCTGGGCCGTTGTCCCATGGTCGAACCAGAAGCTGGGGATGGGCTTTTGCGAGCCCAATGAGAGCTTTTAACAAACCTAATTCAAAAGATGGTAAGAGATCGGAGATTATTAGAGAAGGTTCTAGTAAAAATACTACCCCAGATTTGTCTGCTATTCCTTCATTGTTAGCAGTCAGAAATTAAAGCTTCAAAACACAAGTACATTTGGTCATGTTTATTTGCTTAATTACTTACTAATTATCTCTATGTTTATTATTGTTGGGTCTGTTAATTAGTGCTACACATGTATTTTTTGTTGTTAATGTTTCTTGAAAAGGACTGTTTTAAATGAAAACTCAGTTGAGTAGCCTTTGCTTCAAAATCTTTGACTGTATTTGGAGAAAATGAGTTGGATTTTTGTGTTGAATTTACATTCTTTAATTTCTTTGTAAGGTTATTTTTGCTAATTATTTGTATATGCTATGAGTCTATGAGTATGACAATGAAATTATGTTATTTCTTCTTGTATGCatagcagtgttttaaaaaccgaatttGACGGAATGATAATTAGTGCATGATTCAATCAGTTTAATCATTATttaaaccaattaaataataaataaatatactataaatagttcaatataataaaatttagatctttagattttaaatacaaaacataaaattttccaaagaaaataataaattgatgaaattttatttattaagtaaAGAATTAGatagattttataattttcattgattcatataatttttctcatgaaaaaaattgattttgtttttttatttggttaataGAGTTTGTATAGTTTAATTGGTTTAGTAATTTTTGTTAAAGGAATTATTGGAAGAATCGAACCGGGCTGAGTTTTGGTTTGTATTTGAATCGGCCGGTTTGGTTTGAATTCTTAAAAAAACTATTCATGGTTGCTAAGAGATCCCAGCAGTGGGGGACTAAGTTAGGATACTCACTATCACATGGGCACACATGTTTGGTAGTATAGGTCACATTGGAAGGCCATGTACCCTATTTCCCCCCCCCTACCCATTCTCTTATTGCCACGTttcatttatatttatctttttatttttggactgaaaaatctttaattatcattattatgGAGATTTAGATgttttaattgtccatttattAGATCCATCTTTGAGGATGCAGACAATGAATTTTTTTGGCAGTTTGTGTTTGCCAGCTTCTTCAAGTACTGTGTAACAATTAAAAGAAACTATTCTTTAGCTACCTACCTGTACAGTTGTTTCAAGCAAAGaccatttttttagaaaaaaaaattagaattaagtttttggtttaaCTGTTTAAGTGAAAAGATAAACAGTAGAATTTCCTTGTTTTGCATATTTATGTTGAAGATATGGTTTATGCTAGGATAAAGTCTATAGCTGCTAAGGAATCCAAAGGAATTTGAAAGGACTTGAATGTTTTTCTTTGCAACGTAtaaaatttgcaattataataaaaaataatatgtcACATTAGGGCCGAAACGAAAACGACCGAGCGTTTTGAAGTTTTCATACTAAGCTCGTTATATGAATGAATAGTTCGTATATGGATCGAGCTCGGTTTGAGTTTTGAATACCGAGTTCGAGTgcgatttatttaaattttatattgtttatgtTCAACTCGATTGGTTTTGGTTTCTATTCATTATTATTTGTTTAGAATGTTAAATGAATCATGCTCAAACTCGTTTATCTAGGTGCTAAACGATTCAAACTCAAACTCTACTCGTTGCAATTAAGCTCGTTTAGCATCTAAATAAACAAATGCAAACCAAACtcgatttattaattaaaaattatgtagTCTCATTCAACGTTGTTTTACTTACACACGAGCCAACTCATGAGCTCGTAATGATCTCATATATGAGTCCATTCGTGAGTTTATATACGAATTGTTCATTAACATAAACGAGACTAACACCATTAACTAGTAAACAAGTTCGAGTTAGACTCTTATTGAGTTGAGCGGCTCGGTTTATGTACAATCCTACTTCCAagcaaatatcaaaaataaaaatctgaaaaataGACATATCTGCAATTACAAAAAGATAAGCAAAAAGGGTGCATAAAGGGTGATATTGATATTGAAGCAGAACATCAATAGAAGTGGGACCTTAAATCATGTACTTGTTTTTAAGCTTAGATTTTTCTCATTTGCTAAGGGTACCACATTACcaataaaaaaatgtgaaaagctaCTCAATTAGACTTTTTTACCCAAGTCATTGGGAAGGTTCAAAAGTTGCTTGCTTTCCTTAGTTTGTGCTATGAAGTCCAAATAGTTAATTTTTATGCCCCATTTAGTGAATTTCATTTTCACTTGGAAATAAGGGGAAATTTGACTCATGTGCTATGTAATTTTGCTATCAATACAAGGACCCATCATCTAAAAAAAGGAATATAAAATGGGGTCCCTATTTGAGTATTAATGTCTTGTAATAAAGTAAAAAACAAGATTGGCAATTATTGAGGGAAAATTCAAGATGATTTCTATATCTTCTTCCATTTCTCTTTTTATGACATtggtaaaaatataaagttgaaTCATACAACTCTTTTTATTGCTAGTAAAGCTTATAATAATTGGGTATGACTTTGCTctctatttctttttctttttaactttttaagagtctattattattattatgatttCTTCAAGAAGATATTTCAAGATTCTCATCTTTTGATCCcaaatttggaattgttttttcACTTTAGTGTTACTTGTTCTAAAGTTGAATGATGTTCTTAGTAGCAACATAGTCCAAAGTAAAAGATGCGAGAAATGAATTtccttattattttatttttgaagcaTTTTTCTTATTATTGAGTTTATTAGTTAATAATATTTAGACGAGGTGAGTTCGATCAAATGGTACTTCATTTAATAAGGGAAAGGGGGAGGTCCGCTTTGCTTAGGGACCTTTATAAGGCTGACCACTACATAAGcctctataaaaataaaaaataaaatactttgatcttctttaaagaaaaaaaaaggtaatAATGCCTAGAGATATGTAGGTCTATTTCCCCTCAAAATTAGTCTAGCTCTAAATTCACTTAAAAGTAATGGGCTACTGATCATCTATCAAATTTTAAGGATtcaagtttttatttttgagcCCATCCCATTTATGATTGATGGGTAGAAATTTGGACCCAATGACTTGTTTATTTCTTCTAGCCAATCATCATGATGTTCCCTGGTTGGGATTCatttcaattaatataagttGAATTAAATGGATTCATGCTTTCTTCATTGTTTGCATTCAAGTAGGCTAACATTAATGTTAGTTGCAAATTTACCAAAAATAACTTCGGTATTTGACTTTTGATTCataaactaatttatcttttgaatttattactcactcttttttgtttattttttcattatcacataatttaaaaaaatataattagtagaTATACTGTATtgaagataataaatttttcaaatgagGTCAATTCTcaccaaaactttt is a window of Mercurialis annua linkage group LG2, ddMerAnnu1.2, whole genome shotgun sequence DNA encoding:
- the LOC126670648 gene encoding uncharacterized protein LOC126670648; this encodes MDGIIKGGVGGGGGRIGIGEDDIGDGMQCSDHPYRNNPGGICAFCLQEKLGKLVSSSFPLPIRAAASSSSSPSFRSDTANSSSNNNNILSSVAGSTSVNGGASSFSLPAATSMKARNNAGGNTNGSYYQEYYTRKSRIPFLLAKKKKKVTGASSSSSDRDNIVFKRSKSTATPGRRHHHHQHNHQNHHFLDNDGDDDLISPRRRGGGGFWSFLYLYSTSTSKPTTTATRKTEPPPTAAAPAITRNGSVIKPKKSDIVLEEEDDSPNSSQATSSFERKVSRSRSVGCGSRSFSGDFFERISTGFGDCTLRRVESQREGKPKGSTSSNGAMKEKVKCGGIFGGFMITSSSSSSSSSSYWLSSTVEPAGPLSHGRTRSWGWAFASPMRAFNKPNSKDGKRSEIIREGSSKNTTPDLSAIPSLLAVRN